The nucleotide sequence CAAATACGATCCACATTTAGAAGCCGATGCACCCACTTTAAACACCCTTTTGCAACAGGGAAAATTTTTACTGTTATTTGACGGGTTAAATGAATTATCCTCGGATGAAGCGAGACAAACTGTTAGAAAGTTCCGTGAGGATAACCCTCATATTCCTATGATTTTCACGACACGGGATATAGAGTTAGGCGGCAATTTCGACATCAAAAAAACCCTAGAAATGCAACCCCTAAGCGAAAAGCAAATGCGGGACTATATTCAGCAGAAATTGCCGGAAACGGGGGAGGATTTATGGAGACAGTTACAAAACCGTTTAAGAGAATTTGGAAAAACCCCGTTATTATTGTGGATGTTATGCGAGTTATTTAAAAAGACTGGGCAAATACCTCCTCATTTAGGGTTAGTCTTTCGTCTGTTTACCCAAGGATATGAACGGTTTAAAGAGGTTGAAACGAGAGCAAGTGAGCATGAGCGGCACTGGTGGCAAAAGTTGTTACAATACCTTGCTTTTAGGATGATTGAGGGAGATAAGGCGACTGAGGTTAGGGTTGCTATTTCTAGAGGGGAAGCGGAAAGGGTTTTAATTAAGTTTCTTGAGGGTAAGGTTGCTCATGCTGATGATTTTGTTCTGGGTTGTTTAGAAAATTTATTGAAACATCATTTAGTTAATTTAGAAGGGGATAATATTACTTTTCTTCACCAACTGATTCAAGAATATTATGCGGCGGAATATTTATACCAAAATTTAGATGATATTAGTGATGAGTGTTTGAAGTATTATTATCTTAATTATCTCAAATGGACTGAACCTTTAGCCCTGATGATGGGGTTATTGCAGAAGGAAAAGCAAGCTGTTAGGGTGGTTAAGTTGGCACTCTTAGTTGATTTAAAGTTGGGAGCGAGGTTAGCGGGTGAGGTAATACCCAAGTTACAACAGCAAACCGTTAGTTTAGTGATGGGGTTACAAGTTCCGAAATTATATAAGATTTGGCTTTTGGAGGAAACTAAATCAAAATTAGTGATTGATGAGTTAATTAATGCTCTCAAAGATGAAGACGATGATGTTAGCTCCGCAGCCGCAAAAGCTTTGGGAAAAATTGGCAATCACACCGCTATCAAGCCTTTAATTAATGCTCTCAAAGATGAAAACTATTATGTTCGCCACGCCGCCGCAGAAGCCTTGGAAAATATCGGCAATCACACCGCTATCGAACCTTTAATTAATGCTCTCAAAGATGAAAAATATTATGTTCGCCGCGCCGCCGCAGAAATCTTGGGAAAAATCGGTAATCACACCGCTATCGAGCCTTTAATTAATGCTCTCAAAGATGAAGACGATTTGGTTCGCTCCGCAGCCGCAGAAGCCTTGGTAGAAATCGGCAATCCGACCGCTATCGAGCCTTTAATTAATGCTCTCACAGATGAAGACGATTTGGTTCGCCACGCCGCCGCAGAAATCTTGGGAAAAATCGACAATCACACCGCTATCGAGCCTTTAATTCATGCTCTCAAAGATGAAAACTATTATGTTCGCTACGCAGCCGCAGAAGCTTTGAGAAAAATCGGCAATCACACTGCTATCGAGCCTTTAATTCATGCTCTCAAAGATGAAAAATATTATGTTCGCTACGCAGCCGCAGAAGCTTTGGGAAATATCGGCAATCACACCGCTATCGAGCCTTTAATTCATGCTCTCAAAGATGAAGAGGTTGATGTTCGCCGCGTAGCAGCAGAAGCCTTGGGAAAAATCGGCAATCACACCGCTATCGAGCCTTTAATTCATGCTCTCAAAGATGAAGAGGTTGATGTTCGCCGCGTAGCAGCAGAAGCCTTGGGAAAAATCGGCAATCACACCGCTATCGAGCCTTTAATTCATGCTCTCAAAGATGAAAACTATTATGTTCGCCGCGCAGCAGCAAAAATCTTGGAAAAAATCGGTAATCCGACCGCTATTGAGCCTTTAATTAATGCTCTCAAAGATGAAGACTATCATGTTCGCTACGCAGCAGCAAAAATCTTGAGAAAAATCGGTAATCCGACCGCTATTGAGCCTTTAATTAATGCTCTCAAAGATGAAGACGATTTTGTTCGCTACGCAGCAGCAGAAGCCTTGGGAAAAATCGGCAATCACACCGCTATCAAGCCATTAATTAATGCTCTCAAGGATAAATACTATTATGTTCGCCACGCCGCCGCAGAAGCCTTGGGAAAAATCGGCAATCACACCACTATCGAGCCTTTAATTAATGCTCTCAAAGATGAAGACTATTATGTTCGCTACGCAGCAGCAGAAGCTTTGGGAAAAATCGGCAATCACACCGCTATCGAGCCATTAATTAATGCTCTCAAAGATGAAAACTTTTTGGTTCGCTTTGTAGCAGCAGAAGCCTTGGGAGAAATCGGCAATCACACCGCTATCGAGCCTTTAATTAATGGTCTTAAAGATGAAGAATATTATGTTCGCTACGAAGCCGCAGAAGCCTTGGGAGAAATCGGTAATCCGACCGCTATTGAGCCTTTAATTAATGCTCTCAAAGATGAAGACGATTTTGTTCGCCGCGCCGCCGCCAAAGCTTTGGGAGAAATCGGCAATCAGACCGCTATTGAGCCTTTAATTAATGCTCTCAAAGATGAAGAATATTATGTTCGCTACGAAGCCGCAGAAGCCTTGGGAGAAATCGGCAATGACACCGCTATTGAGCCTTTAATTAATGCTCTCAAAGATGAAGAATATTATGTTCGCCTCGCCGCCGCAGAAGCCTTGGGAAAAATCGGCAATCACACCGCTATTCCCCACTTAATTAATATTTTAAATAACGAAACCTTTGCTATGACTAATTACCAAGATATATTTAGCCATGCACTTGAAACCTTACTAACCCTTCAAGAAACCCTCAAATACTACAACCCAGAAATAGCCCAAGCGCCGCCACCAAAACCCCACAAAACACAAACAGACTCAATATATAACATCAATGCTAATTCAGTTCAGATTGTAGGAACAACAGAAGGCGGAGATGCCGTTATCCATAAAACTATATAAACTAAAACTAATACCGAGGGGAGAGGTCATAATTAAACAGGAGGATAATTGATGATTGCCCAAACCCAATACACTCAGATGGCGGTTGATACTCTCTGTGAAGGATTAAATGATCCTATCCCTCAAATTCGCGCTAAATCTGCCGAATCTTTAGGTAAAATAGGCAGCGATCGCGCTGTTGGTTCATTAGTGAGTCATCTATACGACAGTGACATAACCGTCCGTCTTAATATTATCCAAGCCTTGGGAGAAATAGCCAGTCACAACGCTATACCTGATCTCGTTAATTACCTAAATGATCCAGATTCTACTATTCGCAGCGCCACAGCAGAAACCCTCGGAAAAATTGGCAGTGAACAAGCCATATCCTACCTCTGTCAATCTCTCAATGATACAGACTCATCGGTTCGCGCTACCGCCGTTAAAGCATTAGGACAAATTGGTTCACAAGAGGCTATTCCCGCTTTAATACAAGCCTTCCATGATACTGATGATACCGTAAGACTCAATGCGGCTGATGCCATCGGAAAAATAGGTTCACGTTATTCTTAGTTTGACTTCTCCGCGCCGTGCAGACAACGCGAATTCTTCTTAAGAGATTTTAATCCTTAAAGGGTTAGCCAAAAACCCGCTAGACACTCGCTCAAAATCGAGTCTGTGTTTACTTTTAACCAAAATGTTAGCACTGCCATTTATGTCTGCTGAAACGATATGTTTATCCTTAAATGTAAAGCCGCTCTCTTATGGGCGGGGTTTCAAACCCAGGAATTTTCGATGACCGACTGGCGGGAATATGAACAAATCATTATTGATGATTTTTGCCAAGCCTTACAAGCAGATCCTAACCCGAAAATTCGTGCTAAAGTGGCTGAAATTTTAGGTAAGATAGCAATAGGTAATGAAAAAGCCTTTTTAGCGCTGCGTCAAGCTTTTCTAAAAGATAAAAATAGACAAGTAAGAATTAGTGCGGCTGAAGCCATTACCCAAATTATCCCCCAATCTAACTTAAAATCAATTATGTCAGAACCTTCTAAATATAATATTTCTAATCCTCAAAATGTTCAAATAGTAGAAACCACTGCGGGGGGTGATGCGGTAATTCATAAATACGCCCAACAACAAAATTTAACCGAAGCCGCCCAACAAATTCAAGACTTAATTGAATATATTCAAAAAACTAATCCAACCACCACAGAAGAAGAAGCCGTTAAACAAATTATTAAACAAAATCCGACTCTAAAAACAAGATTAGTTAATGCTTTAAAACAAGGCGGTACAGAAGCGTTAAAAGTATTTTTTCCCTTGGTAAGTATTCCTTTAGAAACCATTCGAGGATTTATCGAAGCTGATTAAGCATTTCTTACCCCGTAGAGACGTTGCATACAACCTCTCTACAATGAACGGTTACTCAGCTACATTGGGGATGAGAGGGGGGTTTATTCCCCCTTACCTTGTAGGGAAGGGGGTTAGGGGGTTAGGTTTTTAATTACTCAATCGAATACAGATGAAATTTAGTGGTAAATTTTGTTAAAAGAAAATTATAAAGCTAATATAGCCGCACCCGAACTAACTGTATGTCACTCTCAACCCTTACCACAAATCACTGCTTAAAAGAATGGGAAGTCGCCGTTAACGCCTTAGAAGCCGGCAAAACCATTTTATTATTACGAAAAGGCGGCATAAAAGAAACACAAGGCAAATTTGAAGTCAAAGAACCACAAATCTTACTCTATCCTACCTACGAACATCAAAAACCCGATTTACTTAAACCCGAATATGCAGCACAAGTGACTGCTGTTGAATCTGGATGGCATCCAGACACCGTAAGAATCGGCAGTTGGGCAGAAATTACTGATATTTTCGCCATTACTGAGGAAATCATCCTTAAAAAATTGTACCTTTACCACATTTGGAATGAAAAATTTATTACAGAAAGATTAAAATTTAAACCGCGTCAGCCGCTCTATGTTCTCTTACTAAGAGTGTATCTATTACCCTATCCTGTAATGATTTCCTATCGTTCAGAATACGGCGGCTGTAAATCTTGGATTGATTTAAACGAATCCATAGACTTAGGAGACATTCAACCGGTACTCGATGACACTCAGTACAATCAACACCGAAGCACAATTGGACAAATTGTCAACAATTAAGTGAATTTAAGGAACTATTAAGCTTTATTCCAAAGTGTTTTAGAATACATACTTCGGTTGATAAGATGGGGTTAGAATTCGCCATAAAGCCTATATGAATCAATCCGTAGTAGCTGTATTAGATGGAACTCGTGCCCGCTTCTTTACCCTAGAACCAGCAGAGTCACCTGAATATCAATCCGGACCCAACCTCATCGAAAGAGATTGTCTTACTAACACAGTTAAAGAAACACAAGGCAAAGATCTCTGGGCCAATACCAAAACCGGACGAAATCGAGGTGCAGGCAGTCAAGCTCATGGCTATGATGATCATCGTCAGAATCATATTAACGAATTTGAACGCAGTTTTGCTAAAGAAATTGTCAATAAACTTATCGGTTTAAGTGATGAGTACCATCCTCAACAAGTGGTTTTAGTCGCTGAACCCAAATTTTTAGGTCTTGTGCGCGAGGCCATCACTCCCCAACTCCCTAAATCTCTCAAATTACAAGAGTTGGCTAAAGATTTATGTAAAATGAAAGCCTTAGAACTTCATGAGTATTTAGCAGATAAACAATTGTTACCTCGTCGCAAAGTTGCCGCTAGATAAACATTAAAACTTTAACTATTTTTGCCCCGTAGAGACGTTTTGTTTTAGGCAACGTCTCTATAGTGCTATGGAGTTATTTTTACCTAAACATCCCTATTGAACCAGGGCTATTTCATTCTCTCAAATTCCCTAACCCTGAAGGGTTGGGCTACACGGAACTTTGCCCGCCTGCGCGGGCTATCCGACGAATTATGAGCCTTTTAGCCTGCGTAGGCAGGCTTGGTTCGTATAGCTCCAGGCTTCAGCCTGTGAGCGTTTCAAAAGAATGAAATAGCCCTGCTATTGAACTAATCGCCGCACCTTCCCTAACGCCATATAAGACCCTCCTGTTCCTTCTTTAACTGCATCAGAGACTAAACTTTCTATTTCTATCTCGAATACTTGCGCGGCATCTTGCGGAGATTGAATAAAATAAAAGTTGCCTTTGCCGCCATTGGCCATATTAATTAACAAATCTTCATTAAAATAAGTTCCAAAGCCTAACGTCGTGGTAATAATGCCTTGTTCGGCTTTTTCGGTGGCGGTTTTGGTCAAAATTTTCGGATCACTGTTGCCCACATTGGCTAATCCATCCGTTAATAATAATACTCGATTGAGTCGTTCGGCGGATAAGTTGGCTTTGACATGATCGCATCCCGTTAACCAACCGCCGCTTAAGTTAGTACATCCTCTGGCATTAATACGATTAATCTGATTTTTAATAGCGGCTTGATCTTTAACCGGTTGAGGGGCAACAATCGTCTCTACAAAGTCATCATAAACGACGACAGAAAGAATGTCCTCTGGAGTCAAATACTCCACTAATTTTTGTGCCGCCATTTTGGCATACTTTAAAGCTGAACCCGCCATAGAACCAGAACGATCTAAAATAAGACTTAAATTGAGAGGACGACGGGAACTGTCTTTACTACTCGCAGAACTGATAAAACTGATGAGTAGATCTACTGTAGCCGCACTATTGACAGCGATCAAAGATTGACTAAGGCTGTAATTGACTTGCATAAAAATAATTTTTTAAGGGTTGTTGTAGATAAGTCAACAGAGACTTATTTTTAGGATACCCAAATTGAAGCAAGTAGCCAGACATCAATAAAGTTCACAGTGAAGAAACAAGAGAAGGAGGATGAAATCAGGGCTTAAAATTTGTTTACAATAATCAAACAGCCCTAGTCAAATCTCAGGCGGCAAAAAAGTATTCAACTTTACAATTATTCAAAACAAGCACAAAGAGCCACATCAAACCCTATCCTAAATCAAAAGATAGGAAAAAAGATTACCTACAAAGGTAGATGTTTAAAAACAGAGCTTTTCTTTACAATACGCCAAGATAATCATTTATAGTTAAGATATGGAAAAAACAATCCCTCTACCATCATCTAAAAATCAATATGAAGTAACTCAAAAAGAAGCTGAGATCAAAGAAGATCTCATCAAAACTGAAGAGAGAACTAAAGAAAGTGAAATTGACCTCGAGTTTCTTTATACAAGAGACGTTGAATTTCGCCAAGAAACCATTTATTTTTTAGTAGTAGATCGCTTTTATGACGGCGATCCGAATAACAGTGAAGGCCCTAACCCCGAACTTTATGACCCCCAACAACAAGAATGGGGGAAATATTGGGGAGGAGATTTACAAGGCATTATCGAAAAACTAGATTATCTTAAAAACCTGGGAGTAACCGCCCTTTGGTTAACTCCTTTATTTGAACAAATCGAAGACTTATTTGTGGAATCAGCCGCCATTCACGGATACTGGACAAAAGATTTTAAGCGTATTAATCCCCGTTATATTGGTGAAGGAGAAAACCCCTCTCTTAACCAAACCCAAGACAGCCGCGATACAACCTTTGACCGTTTGATTAGAGAATTACACAAACGGAATATGAAATTAATTTTAGATATTGTTTGTAACCACAGCAACCCAGATATTAGCGGCAAAAAAGGGGAACTGTATGACGACGGCGTAAAGATAGCTGACTTTAATGATGATAAAAATCATTGGTATCACCACTATGGTGAGATCATGGATTGGGAAGATGAATGGCAAGTCAAAAACTGTGAATTGTGCGGACTAGCGACTTTTAATGAAAATAATACCGAGTATCGCAACTATATAAAAGCTGCGATTAAACAATGGCTAGATCGGGGAGTGGATGCCTTGCGGGTAGATACTGTCAAGCATATGCCGATCTGGTTCTGGCAAGAATTCAACGCAGATATCCAATCTCACCGCCCCGATGTATTTATCTTTGGCGAATGGATTTATAGCAGTCCTAATGATCCTGACTCGGTAGCTTTTGTCAACAATTCTGGGATGAGTATCCTAGACTTTGGTTTGGCCATGGCC is from Gloeothece verrucosa PCC 7822 and encodes:
- a CDS encoding host attachment protein, which produces MNQSVVAVLDGTRARFFTLEPAESPEYQSGPNLIERDCLTNTVKETQGKDLWANTKTGRNRGAGSQAHGYDDHRQNHINEFERSFAKEIVNKLIGLSDEYHPQQVVLVAEPKFLGLVREAITPQLPKSLKLQELAKDLCKMKALELHEYLADKQLLPRRKVAAR
- a CDS encoding vWA domain-containing protein, which translates into the protein MQVNYSLSQSLIAVNSAATVDLLISFISSASSKDSSRRPLNLSLILDRSGSMAGSALKYAKMAAQKLVEYLTPEDILSVVVYDDFVETIVAPQPVKDQAAIKNQINRINARGCTNLSGGWLTGCDHVKANLSAERLNRVLLLTDGLANVGNSDPKILTKTATEKAEQGIITTTLGFGTYFNEDLLINMANGGKGNFYFIQSPQDAAQVFEIEIESLVSDAVKEGTGGSYMALGKVRRLVQ
- a CDS encoding HEAT repeat domain-containing protein; translation: MGLTNGIEFQDYLQALSSTRFENWWGYFIHTHAAEQVPMKPVPSESYFEFDLMVELVQPPPKDPRQQPQKTETHPVLEGIRKYAPDHVLLIGRSGSGKTTALQRLLIEEANNALTSPPTPLLQGEGSNTSDLSRGARGDLDNVRLTSPPNHLLKGEGSNTSDLSRGAGGDLDNVRLTSPPTPLLKGEGSNTYTPPLSRGAGGDMPKIPVLIELRFFQKEDQVIERLGAFLHKYDPHLEADAPTLNTLLQQGKFLLLFDGLNELSSDEARQTVRKFREDNPHIPMIFTTRDIELGGNFDIKKTLEMQPLSEKQMRDYIQQKLPETGEDLWRQLQNRLREFGKTPLLLWMLCELFKKTGQIPPHLGLVFRLFTQGYERFKEVETRASEHERHWWQKLLQYLAFRMIEGDKATEVRVAISRGEAERVLIKFLEGKVAHADDFVLGCLENLLKHHLVNLEGDNITFLHQLIQEYYAAEYLYQNLDDISDECLKYYYLNYLKWTEPLALMMGLLQKEKQAVRVVKLALLVDLKLGARLAGEVIPKLQQQTVSLVMGLQVPKLYKIWLLEETKSKLVIDELINALKDEDDDVSSAAAKALGKIGNHTAIKPLINALKDENYYVRHAAAEALENIGNHTAIEPLINALKDEKYYVRRAAAEILGKIGNHTAIEPLINALKDEDDLVRSAAAEALVEIGNPTAIEPLINALTDEDDLVRHAAAEILGKIDNHTAIEPLIHALKDENYYVRYAAAEALRKIGNHTAIEPLIHALKDEKYYVRYAAAEALGNIGNHTAIEPLIHALKDEEVDVRRVAAEALGKIGNHTAIEPLIHALKDEEVDVRRVAAEALGKIGNHTAIEPLIHALKDENYYVRRAAAKILEKIGNPTAIEPLINALKDEDYHVRYAAAKILRKIGNPTAIEPLINALKDEDDFVRYAAAEALGKIGNHTAIKPLINALKDKYYYVRHAAAEALGKIGNHTTIEPLINALKDEDYYVRYAAAEALGKIGNHTAIEPLINALKDENFLVRFVAAEALGEIGNHTAIEPLINGLKDEEYYVRYEAAEALGEIGNPTAIEPLINALKDEDDFVRRAAAKALGEIGNQTAIEPLINALKDEEYYVRYEAAEALGEIGNDTAIEPLINALKDEEYYVRLAAAEALGKIGNHTAIPHLINILNNETFAMTNYQDIFSHALETLLTLQETLKYYNPEIAQAPPPKPHKTQTDSIYNINANSVQIVGTTEGGDAVIHKTI
- a CDS encoding HEAT repeat domain-containing protein; this encodes MTDWREYEQIIIDDFCQALQADPNPKIRAKVAEILGKIAIGNEKAFLALRQAFLKDKNRQVRISAAEAITQIIPQSNLKSIMSEPSKYNISNPQNVQIVETTAGGDAVIHKYAQQQNLTEAAQQIQDLIEYIQKTNPTTTEEEAVKQIIKQNPTLKTRLVNALKQGGTEALKVFFPLVSIPLETIRGFIEAD
- a CDS encoding DUF1802 family protein, yielding MSLSTLTTNHCLKEWEVAVNALEAGKTILLLRKGGIKETQGKFEVKEPQILLYPTYEHQKPDLLKPEYAAQVTAVESGWHPDTVRIGSWAEITDIFAITEEIILKKLYLYHIWNEKFITERLKFKPRQPLYVLLLRVYLLPYPVMISYRSEYGGCKSWIDLNESIDLGDIQPVLDDTQYNQHRSTIGQIVNN
- a CDS encoding alpha-amylase family glycosyl hydrolase; translated protein: MEKTIPLPSSKNQYEVTQKEAEIKEDLIKTEERTKESEIDLEFLYTRDVEFRQETIYFLVVDRFYDGDPNNSEGPNPELYDPQQQEWGKYWGGDLQGIIEKLDYLKNLGVTALWLTPLFEQIEDLFVESAAIHGYWTKDFKRINPRYIGEGENPSLNQTQDSRDTTFDRLIRELHKRNMKLILDIVCNHSNPDISGKKGELYDDGVKIADFNDDKNHWYHHYGEIMDWEDEWQVKNCELCGLATFNENNTEYRNYIKAAIKQWLDRGVDALRVDTVKHMPIWFWQEFNADIQSHRPDVFIFGEWIYSSPNDPDSVAFVNNSGMSILDFGLAMAIRQALGTWAEGGFHLIQEVLDLDCRYEGATELITFIDNHDMHRFQSLNPDPDILRMAVALIMTSRGIPCLFYGTEQYLHNDTNADGNPYGNNDPYNRPMMEKWETDTPIYQDVRRLSGVRRLNPAVSMGSQWQKYLTPDVYCYIRRYRDSVVFVAMNRGEPVTLEAVDTELPDGEHTDIISLNKYQVVEGHLHNLHLDSKQILIISRVGERVKGQSIVRVQVNGVNTQPGETIVVTGDCPELGNWDIGKAYPLEYINQNTWFGEIPFNESTGKPIAYKYAMWREGQAPLRENLVSRRWVVASEGTVKWRDRWAW
- a CDS encoding HEAT repeat domain-containing protein is translated as MIAQTQYTQMAVDTLCEGLNDPIPQIRAKSAESLGKIGSDRAVGSLVSHLYDSDITVRLNIIQALGEIASHNAIPDLVNYLNDPDSTIRSATAETLGKIGSEQAISYLCQSLNDTDSSVRATAVKALGQIGSQEAIPALIQAFHDTDDTVRLNAADAIGKIGSRYS